A region of the Sminthopsis crassicaudata isolate SCR6 chromosome 6, ASM4859323v1, whole genome shotgun sequence genome:
CATCACAAAAATGAATTCACATGTAGATGGATGGAGAACAGCAGAGTGCTGACTCTGCTTCCGACTAACTATGGAACAATCTTGCCAATGTGTCCAGACTCATCTCTCATTTGGTTCCTTCTGTTGCAGTCCCCTTTCAAAAGCTATAAACAAATAGCTATTgcaaagcaaactttttttttaacttatctcCCCTTAGAAAATGACACTTAAGAGATGGAGGTTTTAGAGGTACTCCTTATGGAATTTAAAGAGTTATAATGTGCAAAAaactagttatttttattattggcaCAAATAATATGGGCCAATAGTCAGAAGCTCTAAAGACAATTATGGGTACATGAAGAAACACTTTCTCCTAATATATTTTGGTTCTCCTTTTTATGAGGCCTTAAACAAAGGTTAGACAATGACCTGCCAATGGTCATGTAAAGAGGATCCTTATTCCCTAATGCAGATTGGCTAGATAACTTctcaaaatccttcctcctctaaATTTAGAATAGAATCTATCTTttgctctgtttctttctctctctctctttctctctcttttctcatttttcctcttcctattatgttattttttctcaaaatgaaaatatcatttataataatacttattttaaaattaatccaTGTTGCTtccaaaaatgttaataatacatttCCTCAATTCTCAATTCAGGATTTCATTTGCTGCATTGCCTAGGTAActcatgttatttcattttttccttcacagaatctattttgaattcttttgaaGAGGAGCCATGATTACTACTGAAAAGAATCAGAGTATTTCAGTGGTATTCATCCTTTTAGGATTCTCAGATTATCCCAATCTATAAATCTGCCTTTTTGCTGTCACTGTGGTAGGAAACTTGGGCATGATTGTGATCATCAGAAATAATCCCAAACTCCACATGCCCATGTACTTTTTTCTCAGTCACTTGTCCTTTGTGGATTTTTGTTACTCCACTGGAGTCACACCCAAACTCTTACAAAACCTGGTTGTGGAAGACAGAACTATCTTCTTCAAAAATTACAAcacacaattcttttttattgctgCTTTTGTAGTTGCAGAGACATTCCTACTAGCAGTGATGGCTTATGACCATTTCCTGGCCATTTATAAGCCTCTGCTTTACACTGTTTCCATGTCACAGAAACTTTCTGCCCTTCTGGTGGCTGCAGCTTATTCATGGGGAATAAGttcttcccttctatttacctACTCTCTCATTGTCTTGTCATTTTGTGAgactaaaattattaataattttctctGCGAGTATTCTGTCATCCTATCAGCCTCCTGCTCTGATAAACATTTTAgtgaaataatactttttattgttgCTAATTTTAATGCATTTGGCACTCTCATCATTATCCTTACTTCTGACAGTTGCATTTTTGTCACCATTCTAATAATGCATTCAGCAAGCGGGAGACGTAAAGCTTTCTCCACCTGTGCCTCCCACCTCACAGCTGTTACCATCTTTTATGGGACCATCCTCTTCCTCTACTGTGTTCCTAATCCCAAAAGCTCATGGCTCATAGTTAGAGTGACTTCAGTTTTTTATACTGTGGTAATCCCTATGCTCAATCCACTAATTTATAGTCTGAGaaacaaagatataaaagaaaccctatacatatttccacatttatcatgatgcaaaagaaaaatcagatcaaaaagaaaaaaatgagaaaaaagcaaacaaacaaaaacaaaaagtgaaaatactatgttattatCCACATTAAGTCCTCATAGACCTCTTTCTGGCATTAGAAGTCTATTGGATTCatcctgaatcacttcattattgaaaagagttaTATCGATatgaattgatcatcacataatcttatcaGTTCTGTGTACAGAATctatattctcttggttctacacatcaattcatataactctctccatgcttttctgaaatcatcctgctgattttttcttataaaataataatattctgaaaCTTATATataaaccataacttatccagccattccccaagtgatggacatcctctcaatttctagttccttgtcacctcaaaaagggctgctatgaacatgtttgcacatgtgggtccttttcctttttttatgatttctttgggacatagcttcaatagaaacactgctggattaaagagtatacatttttctagctctttggacatagctTCAAATTaatctccagaatgattggatcagttcacaatcactgacaatatattagtgttccacttttcccacatctcctccaatatttatcattatctttttctgtcaccttagccaGTCTGAGGTAGCGGttcctcagagttatcttaatttgaattttttaaatcaataatgatttagagcattttttcatatgagtagaaatggctttaatttcttcatctcaaaattgtctattcatattcttagACCATTTACTAATTGAAGAATGTTCAAGCACTTATTTTGCAATACATTATAACTTCCTGATTTatcctcttttatttcttaagaTCTCACCAATTTAgcctatgtttttaaaaaaatcacttgaatgaatgaaaaaagaaataaatgaatgaagtgTCTACTTTCTGTAAGATACTGTTCTATGGAATGGGAATAAAACAAGAgagtaaaaaaatcttttaagataATTGTGGAAGTCATTCTATATCTTAAGCCTAGATTGTTATCCTATTTGGTACTTATGTTTACTATCTTCTTATACTGGACAGTCACCATCAAACTCCATTATGGGACAATTAATAAGTTGGATGTTTACACATAATATTTTGaattatagtttccttcttttgcttctttttgggGACATCTTCACTAATGACAGTAAAATGAGAGTTTAGTTGATTCCAAATACTATGGAAAATAatggaaatggaatggaaaataaacCTCTGATATTAACTATCCCCTCTGATTTCAAGGAAATGCTATTCTCTAAAGGCAGAATTTCCACTTATTATTTATTTGGACTGTAGCCAAACAAAGTCATTAGTTCCTGGCATCTCTTTCATATTGTGTGTTGAGATATATGTAAAGCTAGCAGCATCCATGCAGAATCAGGTGATTTGCACAATAGGAAGATGTGTTTCTCACTCTGAGTTTTGCTGCATCAATAGACTTTGTCTTATAGCAGTCAGttcaaaaaggaatttaattttccattttcatagaTTATCCGAAAGCCCATTACTGTTTTAGTTCTGATTCTGATAAAATTTGAGGAAAGATAGTATTTTCTACTAATGGACACTGTTTGCTACTATTTACAAGTTCAACATTCATGGACTTAGGAATCAACCATCTCTAGAAATTATTGTAGATATACCTCAAAAATCCCTTCTATTTTCTGCTCCCAAGACTGATAATACAAAATTTCTGCAAATCTGTTGATTTGAAAACAACTGCCAGGTAAAGAAGGTGGGTACTGTTCTTACATCATCATTTTCACTATCATCATTACACATGGATAGCTATTGTTCTGAGAGTTCTCTGCTAAGCCCCAAGGATGCTAGGAAGCATTAGTCTCTCAATTcaataccacacacacacacacacacacacacacacaacctatCAATTCAGATGTTGGAGACCAAAAACTAAATGTGCATTAAATCTTGTAGATAACTTGggtaattaattttaataaaagtgTAGTCATTAAGGCTAGATACTgagaaaacatttcttaaaggtcaaaaaggaacaaattctgaaagaaatagaataagaaaatggAGGGACTTTCAGGTAGGGTCAATTGTACAAGTAAAATCAGGAAGAATCAGGGTTTTATGATCAGTATACTTTGACTGAAAAAAGCGTCATTATTAATTAGAACATTATAGAAATCAGGCTGTGCAATTGGGTATTTCCCACTTAAAAACAAGACTTGAATTTTCTACCAATGGACTTGACGATTTTCTTTAGCTTTCTAGATGCTCTGTACCAAGAATGATCCAGATGATAACAAAGACTTTTCTTCCATCAAGTATAAGATGAAGGTACCAGGAGTCAACTTTCTATTCAGAATCTTCTGCTGTTCCAAATTAGCATTTTCCCCAATCtctactcatttttatttatatttatctctgcTCTATTATTATAGAGACAAGGAATGAGCCGAATTCCTTGTTTGTCCTCATGAAATGAAAATAAGTCTTAAATCTATTACTGTAAATGTCACatttgaaaagcaaaaataaaactagCAGGCAAAATGGGTTTTTGCAGGTAGTTAACATTTCACCTTCTACATTTCTGACAATACCCTGTCTAACACTACAGACAGAGGAAGGTTTTTGAATATTAAGGTTTTTCCTATAAGATTAGAAATCACAATTTTAGAGAAATAAGAATGGTAACTAATGGTTGGGAAGATTTTAAATAGATTACCCTAAATGATAGCGGACATAATTTCTGGATtgtgttttacttttaaaaaattattcaactATTTGTATTTTTAGATTAGATAATTAACAAGCATAGTTTTATTAGGTAAGAGCATGTTGTGTTCTCCATTCTCTATAGCTTTGGATTTTGTATTTGGACATTGCTTCGATTAGCTTCATTTCATATTGATGACGTTGTATTTTCTGGTATTATTCTCAGAACCATGACAATCCTATTACTCACCCCTAATTCTACTCCCTCTTCAGATGCAAACATAATATCTCctctaaattctaattttcttatttggtGTCCTCTAAATTATGAGTACATCTTATTACATCCTTTTCTCATCTATCCTTTATGAatttttcacaaaaccaaattTGATTTGGGTTTTTAGTGAATACTAATTTCAAAAGTGAATTGGTattaattaatttacaaattaatttaatttataaatatataatgtcatTGGTATGAATAGATTTCTTTGTGAATTCAACCTTTCCTAATCAGACTGAAATCTGACCTGCCACTTGGGGTATCAGTGAGTTGTTGAGACTACTGAGAAGTTAAGTATTTTTGCCAGAAGATCAGGTTAATTTTATGGTAGAATCAAAGGTTAGTATTAGTCAGAGAATATAAGAACCTTTCTGAGTTCGATATTGATGTTTAATCAACTAGGGAAACTTGCCATTCATATCAgacacatataattttttaaatgtcctcTGTCTTCATTTCTTGAGATATACCACTTGTCTATGCCTCTCTCATTGTACTATTCTTCTTTTCAGGATATATCTTAAAATTCCTTTCACCTTTAGCCATGCTGATCTCTGGTAGAAATCACAGTGCTGCTCCAGTTATTCTCATTCTCTTGGGATTCTCTGACTCTCCAGAATTTCAGATTCTTCTCTTTCTGATATTTTTGACCATCTATGTGATCACTGTGATAGGAAATGTTGGTATGATTGCAATCATTATTATGAATCCCAAATTGCACACTCCaatgtattttttcctaaaaCATCTGTCCTTTGTGGATTTCTGTTACTCTACTGCAGTTGTACCAAAGCTGCTGGAAAATTTAATGGCCGAAGATAGGACAGTGTCTTTCTCTGCTTGTATCACacaattcttcttttttgttaCCTGTGCTTTGACTGACAACTTCATGTTGGCAGTGATGGCATATGACCGCTTTGTGGCCATTTGTAAACCCCTTTTGTACCTGGTCATCATGTCCCAGAAACGTTGTGTCCTGTTGATGGCTGCAGCATACATCTGGGGCACACTCTTCACTCTGACCTTCACCTACTCTCTCCTTACATTATCTTTTTGTGGGACTAACATAATTGACAATTTTGTTTGTGAATATTCTGGCATACTCTATGCCTCTTGCTCTGACAAACATTTCAGTGAGCTGATTCTTTTTATAGTAACTAATATTAATATGCTGAGCACACTCATGGCCAtaatttcttcttatatttttatttttgtaactgtCATGAAGATGCATTCAGTTAGGGCAAGGCACAAGGCTTTCTCTACTTGTGCTTCTCACTTGACAGCTGTTGGACTCTTTTATGGAACAGTCATTTTCCTCTACTGTATACCCAATACTAAAAACTCCTGGTTTACTGCTAAATTGGGAACTGTTTTCTATGCAGTGCTCATCCCCATGCTGAACCCTCTTATATACAGTCTGAGGAACAATGAAGTGAAGGAAGCACTCAAGAAGTTAGTGGTCAAAGTATGATTTCTCAATAAATTACCACCATCATCTTCAACATCACTATGACCACCATCACTATAACAGCATCTAAATTAACAGCAAAAACTAAGCAGTATCAACCTTTGTTGTTTAAAGAATTAGCTTGAACTGATTTtcactaaataaaaaataaatatattcactCGTTCTTATACTCATCTGGTGTGTAGCTTTATTTGCTCCTTTATTTTCAAGAGTGCTCCACTGTTTTTTATCTACAAGAAATAAGAATgtgagaacttaaaaaaaaagtagctgcCCAAATCCCCTTGACCTTGCATTGGTCTTCATCACATTAccttaaatatttttcccttaataTAACAAGCAGaatgcaatcattttttttttaaaccagatgttttgttttattctggtCTTCCCTAGTTGTTTTTAGATGTTCCTAATCTATCTCTAGGAGGTGAATTAACATGATGGACTTGGGAGAAATTGTGCTAAAAAATAAGATACTGACAGATGTGACTTGTTGATCCAAGAAGAGAGTGGGGATCATCAAACACTCAGAAATATTATCAGGTTGATGTAATTCAATGCAATGGTAAACTACcttataaaaatgcattattttctgaaaataataggTATATCCCTCtcttcttaaatttaaatttaaattcataatCTCTGCATTTAGTACTTCTAGTTTTTTTAATGATCAATTGAAGCACCAACTTCTAAAGCTGAGATATTTTCTAATGGCATGTATTCATTACCCTCAAACAGATTGTATATAGGTTTGTGCTTGCAAACATGtccatatttatataaacatatataaatatatatttaatcatttacatgaatctatacatatatttagaaatctCATTGTTGTTGTAGTTAGTGATTAATAGAAGTGATTAATGTTTCTAATGATACCTGCAAGGCATTAAACAAGAACAAATGACCTTCATGGTGATCATTGTATTGTGGCAAGTGTGGCAATTAATAAGTGCAACAgtcatagtttctgggtaatttaatcatataattaataagaCTAGCAGATAATTAATAAAGGATGATTATTTGATTGTCTCTCAGGCTAAAGATCCCTCATGGTGGTGGAGTCACAGTTTATATTCCCTCAAAGAGGAAATGTTCCTAATTTCTATCATTTAATATAATGAGAGGAGGACTATTTTTGGGCATATGATTTAGATCTCTCAAATATTGGTCAAAGACATATCAGGATCCATATTGCCTGTCTTGATAATTAGTAGAGTCAATATTTTCCTCTAATATGTCTGAGCAAAAGCAATGAGCAGAAATactcattaatttaaaattttgatttcttttgctttctcattATATCCTAACAAATTAATTTCTAGGAAAGAGTTCCCATATAGGTTGATTTAtggttaagaaaattaaaaaggaaaaaaatccttggTCTGAATTAATTCAATATCCACTCTGTAACTATCAGATAGAAATATTCCTTTCTCACAAAAGGTAGATTTCCCAAACATTAAGTGTTGGGGAAAATTTATCTTGAGTTTAAGAGTTGATTCACTTCCAAATCTCAATTTAATGCATATAACACCAATATATTCTGACTGAGAACAAAAACATATGATGATAGAATGCTACTTAGAATTCAATattgcttttaaatgaatttgaaatcTCTTAGTCCAAATATTTCTATCTATGTGAAAAATAAAGGTGTATATGTGTGAAACAATATCTATCTTATTTCAAGTTAAATGTTTGCATAATTGTTATGATAAGTTAAATTTGATCTTTACTTTTTTGAAGCCAACAAAGATTAAAATGACAATGTATAGTGTGAATTTGAATGTccaatgcttaaaaaaaaatctttcttcttcttctctttctccaaaaaataacaaaactcctTTCCACCCATGTACAACATTTTAGAGTATGAGAACATTGCCTTTATTTCTGATTTATTGATCAAGGTGAAAAGTAAAGTGGATGAGTGCCATATGCAGCATTcttctcccccctcttttttccaacatattttattttggcaTATTCCCCTTGAACTTGCATCATACTTATCTCTTTTACATTAGAATTATCTACATATTATGTAGTATTCCAGATTCTAATTTTTGGggtaaaaatccttttttttttaaaggaacctCTTAAACTGTTCTTCTAGATTAAGGAGTTACTATTGTTCAATATTTTCAACTGTGTCTGATTCCCATTTggatcccatttgggcttttcttctTTAGACTATGtcagatataaagaaaatgattcaaacatttttaatgatttgccctggatcacacatttgaattaaaatctttttaCTCCATACCTCCACTCTATCCTCTGAGACATCTAGATcctaataaacaataataaattatgGCAATGATAATAGAATATCAATGATAtggaagaaaacatatataatcagTTTTTATATCTTTGCTCCAGACAATTACATGACAAATAGATATGGGTAATAGAAGGGCAATTTCATTTAAACAATGAATATTGACTGACATGGTAAATCTAGAGTAATAAGACAAAATGACAGCCATGCTATCAgcagaaaagatttggaaaacacacacacacacacaaacacacacacaaacacacacacacaaatgcacagaTTGAAATGATAAaggtggtttatttttttttttagtatagaaAGTACATGGAGCTTTTACCACTTTGTATAATAttcacagaataaaatatttcctcatcttttcaCATTGCAAATTGCATCTGGAATTCAGGTCTTTGGACACATGCTTTAATACTGCACAGGGATGAGAAATTTCTTACAGACATCATACATTTtggaatatatatttaagaaaaaaacttagGAAAGTTTCAAATTTGTTGTAAATTAACTCTTGTGGAGGTCCTCCTTGGTGAGTGATACTAAGAAAGGGgcatatttgcattttaattgtCTGATCGGAAATTTTCAATGCCTTTCCTGGCTATGTGATTTAATACAGAAATTTACTTTTGGTtttaatacaattacaaaacatttgatcagtTCCATCAATTCCAAGCTTGCCATGTGCAGATTTCAATTTTGTTACTACAAAAGggtttataaattataaaatgtattaaaacaaGAGTTACTCTTTTTACTACTATCTTTGAAAGTAAGCACATTAAATATAATTATCTGCTTCATTTTTCTATAACTAAAGTATCTAAATGTGTTTAACATATTCTTCTTAATTAATGGACATCTGTTTAGTttgaactttttttatttttttgtactatttactatttaaattcttatatttttattttaatgtgagCATTGGGTTCAGGTAGATTCTTGCTTTAATGAGAAAGAGAttggtacactgatacattgttggtggaacaattctggagagcagtttggaattattttcaaaaagttatcaaactgtgtataccctttgttccaacagtgttactactgggcttatatgccaaagagatctaaaaggagggaaagggacccacatgtgcaaaaatatttgtggcagccctttttgtaatggcaagaaactggaaattgaatggataacCATCAgatggagaaaggctgaataagttatggtatatgaatgttatggaatattattgttctctaagaaacgatcagcaggatgatttcagagagtcctggacttccatgaactgatgctgagtgaagtgagcagaacaagatcattatacacagcaacaagactatatgatgatcaattttgatgtacatggctctcctcaaaaatgagatgattcaaatcaattccaattgttcagtgccATCTattcccagagagaggacaatgggaattgagtgtggaccacagcatagcattcccACTTTTTCTGTgattgtttatttgcattttgttttgcaaAGGAAATgatgcaaaggaaaagaaaattttcttcttgatccaatttttcttgtacagcagcataactatataaaatatatacatatattggatataacatatattttaacatatgtaacatgtatcaGACTACTTACCATtggggggagagggtgaggggaaggaggaataatttggaacagaaggttttgcaagggtcaatattgagaaatcatctatgcatatgttttgtaaataaaaagctttaattaaaaaataaaaataatataattgaataaaaataaaacataaaagt
Encoded here:
- the LOC141547672 gene encoding olfactory receptor 5D18-like, with amino-acid sequence MLISGRNHSAAPVILILLGFSDSPEFQILLFLIFLTIYVITVIGNVGMIAIIIMNPKLHTPMYFFLKHLSFVDFCYSTAVVPKLLENLMAEDRTVSFSACITQFFFFVTCALTDNFMLAVMAYDRFVAICKPLLYLVIMSQKRCVLLMAAAYIWGTLFTLTFTYSLLTLSFCGTNIIDNFVCEYSGILYASCSDKHFSELILFIVTNINMLSTLMAIISSYIFIFVTVMKMHSVRARHKAFSTCASHLTAVGLFYGTVIFLYCIPNTKNSWFTAKLGTVFYAVLIPMLNPLIYSLRNNEVKEALKKLVVKV